Proteins from a genomic interval of Nitrospinota bacterium:
- a CDS encoding ABC transporter substrate-binding protein encodes MKKIILFLLISIFILCQVSDASENILKIGMQNEPKTLNPFTASDMWSKNVIERIYEDLYTVAPKTFEIIPWVAEGPSEYNKENNTAIVKMRKAKWHDGTPVTAHDVVFTANVIKDFKVPRYRARWKFVKKIEAIDDYTIKYTLSQPMAIFYTHTLLSFIVQKSKWQPIVEKAKKSEKPLRTLLNYKNPSPLGNGAFKFVSWRRGSSIKLERNPDYFAANRELNGKKVGPYIDGILFKIYGTTDAAILALKKGDVDYIWWSIQPGYIDDLRKDPQIALTENKENGLRYFAFNLRKPPFNDKNFRHAVAYLINKDFMVKRILHGHGSRLDSIVPPGNEFWHNPDVPRYGKGMTKIERVKRAIEILKRSGYTWEKEVELKNNSFTRGEGLKMPNGKKVPDIDILTPPADYDPLRAMSGIVIQEWLKDIGINAFAKPASISFIIDKVKLKQDFDTFILGYRLGIDPDYIQNFFHSSQITRRGRNTSAYNNPSFDKLANESAKELEREKRRKIIFEMQSILMEDIPWIPLFNASVIEGYRKNRFSGWVNQLNGIGNYWSFLFIKPLK; translated from the coding sequence ATGAAAAAAATCATCCTTTTTTTATTAATCTCTATCTTCATTCTGTGTCAAGTGAGCGATGCTTCTGAAAATATTTTAAAGATCGGTATGCAGAATGAGCCGAAGACCCTTAATCCCTTTACAGCAAGTGATATGTGGTCAAAAAATGTTATTGAAAGAATCTACGAGGACCTTTATACCGTAGCTCCAAAAACCTTTGAAATCATCCCCTGGGTAGCAGAAGGACCTTCCGAATACAACAAAGAAAACAATACAGCAATTGTTAAGATGAGGAAGGCAAAATGGCATGATGGAACCCCTGTAACAGCTCACGATGTGGTTTTTACTGCAAATGTCATAAAAGATTTTAAAGTACCAAGGTATAGAGCCAGATGGAAATTTGTCAAAAAGATTGAGGCCATTGATGACTATACGATAAAATATACCCTCTCTCAACCCATGGCTATATTCTATACCCATACACTTCTCTCCTTTATCGTGCAAAAATCAAAATGGCAACCCATTGTTGAAAAGGCAAAAAAATCAGAAAAACCATTGCGAACTCTCTTGAACTACAAGAATCCCTCTCCTCTTGGCAATGGTGCCTTCAAATTTGTATCATGGAGAAGGGGAAGCTCTATAAAACTGGAGAGGAATCCTGATTATTTTGCAGCGAATAGAGAACTCAACGGTAAAAAAGTAGGTCCCTATATAGACGGTATTCTTTTTAAAATTTATGGAACCACAGATGCTGCTATCCTTGCTCTCAAAAAAGGGGATGTGGATTATATATGGTGGAGTATACAGCCTGGGTATATTGATGATTTAAGAAAAGACCCTCAAATCGCTCTTACAGAAAATAAGGAGAATGGCCTGCGCTATTTTGCCTTTAATTTACGAAAACCACCTTTTAATGACAAAAATTTCAGGCATGCGGTTGCTTATCTGATTAATAAAGATTTCATGGTTAAGAGAATCCTTCATGGTCACGGCTCTCGGTTAGACAGTATTGTCCCACCTGGAAATGAATTTTGGCACAATCCTGATGTCCCTCGTTATGGAAAAGGAATGACAAAAATAGAAAGGGTTAAAAGGGCCATAGAAATCTTAAAAAGATCAGGTTATACATGGGAAAAAGAGGTAGAATTAAAAAACAATAGTTTTACAAGGGGAGAGGGTTTAAAGATGCCAAATGGCAAAAAAGTCCCTGATATTGATATCCTCACCCCTCCTGCAGATTATGACCCTCTAAGGGCGATGTCTGGAATAGTCATCCAGGAATGGTTGAAGGATATCGGCATAAACGCCTTTGCAAAACCAGCATCGATATCGTTTATCATCGATAAAGTAAAACTCAAACAGGACTTTGATACATTTATCCTTGGTTATCGATTAGGGATAGATCCCGATTACATACAAAATTTTTTCCACTCATCCCAAATAACAAGAAGGGGAAGAAACACAAGTGCTTATAATAACCCTTCTTTTGACAAATTAGCCAATGAATCAGCCAAAGAATTAGAAAGAGAAAAAAGGAGAAAAATAATATTTGAAATGCAATCCATTCTCATGGAGGATATTCCTTGGATTCCCCTGTTTAATGCTTCTGTGATTGAGGGATATAGAAAAAACCGTTTTTCAGGATGGGTGAATCAGCTAAATGGTATCGGAAATTACTGGT
- the gshB gene encoding glutathione synthase encodes MKIAYVMDPLEKIDPTWETTSAFMYECNQRGHDIFFFEPHDFYIKENKVMARMKYITTTKDMPLSSYWERIKLEAQKEERIFEDVKDLDVIFTRKDPPLDFRMVSYLRLVKDDVLVINDVDGQVRANNKLYMLSFPDIIPETHVSKDPQRLRKIIDEFGGDMIMKPLDSYGGFGVIKISKKDPENLNSLLNFYVDQYKPYSERKSVIVQEYLSIAKKGDKRILLLNGEILGAMRRIPRKGEVRANIHATAGFSKCNITKKDMDLCNKLKKKLVVDGLYFVGIDVIGDKIIEINCISPGGIPRINKLYNVNLERDVISFIEEKVEK; translated from the coding sequence GCAACCAGAGGGGACATGATATATTCTTTTTTGAGCCTCACGATTTTTATATCAAAGAAAATAAGGTAATGGCAAGAATGAAATATATAACAACCACCAAAGATATGCCTCTATCATCATACTGGGAGAGGATAAAATTAGAGGCCCAAAAAGAAGAGAGAATATTTGAAGATGTTAAAGACCTTGATGTGATATTTACGAGAAAAGATCCTCCATTGGATTTCAGGATGGTAAGCTATCTCAGGCTTGTCAAGGACGATGTACTTGTTATCAATGATGTTGATGGACAGGTAAGAGCAAATAACAAACTCTATATGCTAAGTTTTCCCGATATCATACCAGAAACTCATGTCTCAAAAGACCCCCAGAGGCTTAGGAAGATCATAGATGAATTTGGAGGAGATATGATAATGAAACCTCTTGACTCATACGGGGGATTCGGAGTGATAAAGATCAGTAAAAAGGATCCTGAAAATCTCAATTCATTACTCAATTTTTATGTTGACCAATATAAACCCTATAGTGAAAGAAAGTCTGTTATTGTTCAAGAGTATCTCAGTATTGCAAAAAAAGGTGATAAGAGGATCCTTCTTTTGAATGGGGAAATTTTAGGCGCAATGAGAAGAATCCCAAGAAAAGGAGAGGTTCGAGCCAATATCCATGCTACTGCTGGTTTTTCTAAATGCAATATAACAAAAAAAGATATGGATCTCTGCAATAAACTCAAAAAGAAACTTGTGGTTGATGGGCTGTATTTTGTTGGCATTGATGTTATTGGTGATAAGATTATAGAGATCAATTGTATCAGTCCAGGGGGTATACCCAGGATTAACAAACTCTATAATGTAAACCTAGAAAGAGATGTTATTAGTTTTATAGAGGAGAAGGTAGAAAAATGA